The following coding sequences lie in one Megalodesulfovibrio gigas DSM 1382 = ATCC 19364 genomic window:
- a CDS encoding FG-GAP repeat domain-containing protein codes for MRLLQRLAGLFVLMMCGAVFAPAVQAAEKTYAVLPFSVNGPQEYQYLSKGLQDMLSSRLYWKDNARPLAQLPADLPPAKDLSPEKGRELLTRLRADVLIWGSVTVMGNDASIDLRVQDTKGGSWPQSGTVKLDNLIPSLENISRKLSAEAFGRTAAAPAKAPSTAGGGSGGGPGKTEKVNAMNPALVHNEADQSKQFFLNPQFRYAGDSQSEGRMRSQSLPFASVGMIADDLNGDGQRDCAIIDDTRVYVYRFDTDMTLRQVAVHQAPVSLQNLHVSAVDTNRDGRKEIIVSAVRVTTAGNHDKYEKYEPRSYVLSFDGQKLTLLKDNIKFFLNAINTPPRFETKLYAQKQGRQKLFEKGIYEAIPSANGFDLGPRLFAPDQANVFNLGYLPQPDGYKMLVVDKEDYILVFTDTGERQARTDKPYFGSFVGMFEDMMPEGFEDEVLMRDKYYIPMRMVSFNIDGDDRHELLVNRPISMAAQFFQRYRYFPQGEIHSLYWDGVGLNLVWKTRSIKGSVVDYGVTDINNDGITDLYVLVNTHPGALGISNRKSIVLVYPLDLSQTDSTVGQEFTDEPASRLHQE; via the coding sequence ATGCGACTGCTTCAGCGTCTGGCAGGGCTTTTCGTCCTGATGATGTGCGGCGCCGTGTTTGCCCCCGCCGTGCAGGCCGCGGAAAAAACCTACGCCGTGCTGCCCTTCTCCGTGAACGGCCCCCAGGAATACCAGTATCTTTCCAAAGGGCTGCAAGACATGCTTTCCTCCAGGTTGTACTGGAAGGACAATGCCCGGCCCCTGGCGCAACTGCCGGCCGATCTGCCCCCGGCCAAGGACCTCTCCCCCGAAAAGGGCCGTGAACTGCTGACCAGACTGCGGGCCGACGTGCTCATCTGGGGCAGTGTGACCGTGATGGGCAACGACGCCAGCATAGACCTGCGCGTGCAGGATACCAAGGGCGGCAGCTGGCCCCAGAGCGGCACCGTAAAGCTGGACAATCTCATCCCCTCGCTGGAAAACATTTCCCGCAAGCTCAGCGCCGAAGCCTTCGGCCGCACCGCGGCAGCGCCGGCAAAGGCCCCCAGCACCGCGGGCGGTGGCAGTGGCGGCGGTCCGGGCAAGACCGAAAAGGTCAACGCCATGAACCCGGCCCTGGTGCACAACGAGGCCGACCAAAGCAAGCAGTTTTTCCTCAACCCCCAGTTCCGCTACGCCGGGGACTCCCAGTCCGAAGGCCGCATGCGCTCCCAGAGCCTGCCCTTCGCCTCCGTGGGCATGATCGCCGACGACCTCAACGGCGACGGCCAGCGCGACTGCGCCATCATCGACGACACCCGCGTCTACGTCTACCGCTTCGACACGGACATGACCCTGCGCCAGGTGGCCGTGCATCAGGCCCCCGTGAGCCTGCAGAACCTGCACGTCAGCGCGGTGGACACCAACCGCGACGGCCGCAAGGAAATCATCGTCAGCGCCGTGCGCGTCACCACCGCCGGCAACCACGACAAGTACGAGAAATACGAGCCCCGCAGCTACGTGCTCAGCTTCGACGGCCAAAAGCTCACCCTGCTCAAAGACAACATCAAATTCTTCCTTAACGCCATCAACACCCCGCCCCGCTTCGAAACCAAGCTCTACGCCCAAAAGCAGGGCCGCCAGAAGCTCTTCGAAAAGGGCATTTACGAAGCCATCCCTTCGGCCAACGGCTTTGATCTCGGCCCGCGGCTCTTCGCCCCGGATCAGGCCAACGTCTTCAATCTGGGGTACCTGCCCCAGCCTGACGGCTACAAGATGCTGGTGGTGGACAAGGAAGATTACATCCTCGTCTTCACCGACACCGGCGAACGCCAGGCGCGCACCGACAAGCCCTACTTCGGTTCCTTTGTGGGCATGTTCGAAGACATGATGCCCGAAGGGTTTGAAGACGAAGTGCTCATGCGCGACAAATACTACATCCCCATGCGCATGGTGTCCTTCAACATCGATGGCGACGACCGCCACGAGCTGCTGGTGAACCGGCCCATCTCCATGGCCGCGCAGTTCTTCCAGCGCTACCGCTACTTCCCCCAGGGCGAAATTCATTCCCTGTACTGGGACGGCGTGGGCCTGAACCTGGTGTGGAAGACGCGCAGCATCAAGGGCTCGGTGGTGGACTACGGCGTGACGGACATCAACAACGACGGCATCACCGATCTCTACGTCCTGGTGAACACCCACCCCGGCGCCTTGGGCATCAGCAACCGCAAGTCCATCGTGCTGGTGTACCCCCTGGATCTGTCCCAGACCGACTCGACCGTCG